The Pedobacter roseus genome contains a region encoding:
- a CDS encoding HD domain-containing protein, which produces MEKINKPIGLPDCKIINTLISKANSKIDYEFNYVNHLEELRKVISIEVSAINQLFPEYTPHDEHYHLKRLFYVADQMLGDDVIENMNATELFLLASCLYGHDWGMAVSEDEKESICSGKKTENHIHLLDDEALRFKEFCKNKNIEADKITISDWQEYVRLTHAFRSGKRIKQYFGSISSGIAEFGARICEGHWLDFDIIDDYTSYPTDASIHLEIVNVKALTIYVRLVDLLDLGEDRTPFILWKFVAPRNNFSKLEWAKHRALQPVTFPKYQLSRLIQVDGSTNDQNVYMSILDLKRYVDMQFRQCQDILNRINHSYHKLNISHIDWRIAARGFEPIAIQFEFDRIRMFDILSDDIYRSNPYVFIRELMQNSIDAISMRKEILEKKGLTFIPKIQVDITETEIYYIVQISDNGIGMDEYVVRNYLAVAGKSYYRSIDFRKEGLNMDPISRFGIGVLSCFMTSDFLEIETLKDPNTTKTQESLRIVIPSKENYFKVEKSLNNINVGTTFKVFMIKDKLPVDNKTSKPIELGISEYIKKTAAFVKYPIQVTERNSTILINSPNHNKPLIDNEYRISYDFPINKAIVAQDIDVVNEYFKEQRFYMKEDLGLMDFDGCLTYLIPKSDDIDILNSALSWPTREISLIDYKNKITERKKIKWEDQWISFSRGNNNKDKTAINDRSYSVYMDGILLQDINSPEIKLDIDQEDESHTDYRMSMFDTFINPQLTVNIPKPLGMKIDLARTNIESNERWDKQIWLALIDNLKEFLIKPILIKTPQERLLSFAKLLTFYKLNSKILIEHLLPISTYPLPFISSQGILNFNEVSKIDIIKVAPIEFAAHFFDLIQASYINYEKYDGVLRQYIGENVTFDFSSDDHFIDTPASLSNMSNLNKYFLDSNYYLKAIEFISSPLGIKFPLVQEIFEKKDKEDHKNIEFNNLINSDLSNITPYTLSQINKLLKKNFDSFPVLTSFPQPYESKIFFGFKYLNIKNDLAKFFVYICLYIINVKSDKKELNEITGKIMDMIHEVPFIKEYYSLSQKNNIEGFNEKIDKLFHYALEHNIHMRKIDKFKKITIKDFVENSITVSGTTKVISGYIETKKYLTGKLNWGQVIK; this is translated from the coding sequence ATGGAAAAAATAAATAAACCTATTGGGCTACCTGATTGCAAGATCATAAATACCCTTATCTCAAAAGCAAATTCTAAAATAGATTATGAATTCAATTATGTTAATCATTTGGAGGAACTTAGAAAAGTCATCTCCATCGAAGTCTCCGCAATCAATCAACTTTTCCCTGAATATACTCCACATGATGAACACTATCATCTAAAGCGACTTTTTTATGTAGCAGATCAAATGCTAGGAGATGATGTTATTGAAAATATGAATGCAACTGAATTGTTTTTATTAGCATCATGTCTATATGGCCATGACTGGGGAATGGCGGTAAGTGAAGATGAAAAAGAAAGTATTTGTTCTGGCAAAAAAACAGAAAACCACATTCATCTCTTAGATGATGAAGCCCTCAGGTTCAAAGAATTCTGCAAAAACAAAAATATTGAAGCCGATAAGATAACGATATCTGACTGGCAAGAATATGTAAGGTTAACTCATGCCTTTAGAAGTGGAAAAAGAATTAAGCAGTATTTTGGATCCATTAGCTCGGGAATAGCTGAATTTGGTGCTAGGATTTGTGAAGGTCATTGGCTCGATTTTGATATTATTGATGATTATACTTCGTATCCAACAGATGCCTCCATACACCTAGAGATTGTAAACGTAAAAGCTCTAACTATTTATGTGCGACTAGTAGATCTTTTAGATTTAGGAGAAGACAGAACTCCATTTATATTATGGAAATTTGTTGCTCCTAGAAATAACTTTTCAAAGTTAGAATGGGCAAAGCATAGAGCCCTTCAACCGGTTACATTTCCAAAATACCAACTATCTAGGTTAATACAAGTTGATGGCAGTACAAACGATCAAAATGTTTACATGAGTATTCTAGATCTAAAAAGGTATGTTGATATGCAATTTAGACAGTGTCAAGATATTTTAAATAGAATTAACCATAGCTATCATAAACTTAACATTTCGCATATCGATTGGAGAATTGCGGCTAGAGGTTTTGAGCCCATTGCTATTCAATTTGAATTCGATAGAATTAGGATGTTTGATATTTTGAGTGATGATATATATCGCAGCAATCCTTATGTTTTCATCAGGGAATTGATGCAAAACTCTATTGATGCAATTTCTATGAGAAAAGAAATTCTTGAAAAAAAAGGATTAACATTTATACCCAAAATACAAGTGGACATTACTGAAACTGAAATTTATTATATAGTTCAAATCAGTGATAATGGAATTGGCATGGATGAATACGTAGTTCGAAATTATCTAGCTGTTGCGGGAAAAAGTTATTATAGAAGTATTGATTTTCGAAAAGAAGGACTAAATATGGATCCAATTTCAAGATTTGGTATTGGAGTATTGAGTTGTTTTATGACTTCTGATTTTCTAGAAATAGAAACCTTAAAAGATCCCAATACCACAAAAACCCAAGAAAGTCTTAGAATCGTTATTCCATCAAAGGAAAATTATTTTAAAGTTGAAAAAAGCTTAAATAATATAAATGTCGGAACAACATTTAAAGTGTTTATGATTAAGGATAAACTTCCAGTAGACAATAAAACAAGTAAGCCCATCGAGCTCGGAATAAGTGAGTATATAAAAAAAACTGCTGCCTTCGTAAAATATCCTATTCAAGTTACAGAACGTAATAGTACAATACTAATAAATAGTCCTAATCATAACAAACCATTAATTGATAACGAATATAGAATTAGTTATGATTTTCCAATAAATAAGGCAATAGTTGCTCAAGATATCGATGTCGTAAATGAATACTTCAAAGAGCAGAGATTTTATATGAAAGAAGATCTTGGCTTAATGGATTTTGATGGCTGCTTAACTTATCTAATTCCCAAATCTGATGATATTGACATCTTAAACAGTGCGTTATCCTGGCCGACACGAGAAATTAGCCTTATAGATTACAAGAACAAAATAACGGAAAGAAAAAAAATAAAATGGGAGGATCAATGGATTTCTTTCAGTAGGGGAAACAATAATAAAGATAAAACAGCTATTAATGACAGAAGCTACAGCGTATACATGGACGGTATTTTGCTTCAGGACATTAACAGTCCTGAAATTAAATTGGATATTGATCAAGAGGATGAATCACACACTGATTATCGTATGTCTATGTTTGACACCTTTATTAATCCTCAGCTTACCGTCAATATTCCAAAACCTTTAGGGATGAAAATTGATTTAGCTAGAACCAATATTGAATCCAATGAAAGGTGGGATAAACAGATCTGGTTAGCATTAATTGATAATTTAAAAGAATTTCTTATTAAACCAATACTAATAAAAACACCTCAGGAAAGGCTACTCTCATTTGCCAAATTACTGACGTTTTATAAGCTCAATAGTAAGATTTTGATAGAACATTTATTACCCATATCAACATACCCACTTCCATTCATATCAAGTCAAGGGATTTTAAATTTTAACGAAGTATCGAAAATTGACATTATAAAAGTTGCTCCCATAGAATTTGCTGCCCATTTTTTTGATCTAATTCAGGCTAGTTATATAAACTATGAGAAATATGATGGTGTTTTGAGACAATATATCGGAGAAAATGTAACGTTTGATTTCTCGAGTGATGATCATTTCATTGACACACCTGCTTCACTATCAAATATGAGCAATTTGAATAAATATTTTTTAGATAGTAATTATTACCTTAAAGCAATTGAATTTATAAGCTCTCCTTTAGGCATAAAGTTTCCATTAGTCCAGGAAATCTTTGAAAAAAAAGACAAGGAAGATCATAAAAATATTGAATTTAATAATTTAATAAATTCAGATTTATCAAATATTACGCCATATACATTATCTCAAATCAATAAACTATTGAAGAAAAATTTTGATTCTTTTCCGGTATTAACTAGCTTTCCACAACCCTACGAATCAAAAATATTTTTTGGTTTTAAATATCTAAACATAAAAAATGACTTAGCTAAGTTTTTTGTTTATATATGTCTATATATAATAAATGTCAAGTCCGACAAAAAAGAGCTTAATGAAATAACTGGCAAAATTATGGATATGATTCATGAGGTACCATTTATAAAAGAATATTATTCACTAAGTCAGAAAAATAATATTGAAGGATTTAATGAAAAAATTGATAAATTATTTCATTATGCGTTAGAGCATAACATCCATATGAGAAAAATAGACAAATTTAAAAAAATAACTATAAAGGATTTTGTAGAGAATTCTATAACTGTCAGTGGAACTACAAAAGTTATTAGCGGATATATCGAAACTAAAAAGTATCTAACAGGAAAATTAAACTGGGGTCAGGTAATAAAATAA
- a CDS encoding JAB domain-containing protein encodes MQPTKNQIALAELEFSYRALKRPVNVNEAKNSIQFLKQLRGKHLTGNANEWYVLFVNKAHEVFCWQKLKRQAKTINCIQQLAGLAVACNAYGILVLNYCDVKSIKVNQLDELFVNSCFITCSEVNIEIIDYIICNTLSHCSFREERYKD; translated from the coding sequence ATGCAACCAACAAAAAATCAAATTGCTTTAGCTGAACTGGAGTTCAGTTATCGAGCACTGAAAAGGCCCGTAAACGTAAATGAGGCCAAAAATTCAATTCAATTTTTAAAACAACTCCGTGGCAAACACTTAACCGGCAATGCTAACGAATGGTATGTGTTGTTTGTGAACAAAGCCCACGAGGTTTTTTGCTGGCAAAAGCTAAAACGGCAGGCAAAAACCATCAATTGCATACAGCAACTGGCTGGCCTTGCCGTTGCCTGCAATGCTTATGGCATACTGGTGTTAAACTATTGTGATGTTAAAAGCATAAAGGTTAACCAACTCGATGAACTCTTTGTAAATAGCTGTTTTATTACATGCTCAGAGGTAAACATCGAAATTATTGATTATATCATCTGCAATACGTTGAGCCATTGCAGTTTTAGAGAAGAAAGGTACAAGGATTAA
- a CDS encoding DUF6261 family protein — MINTLLLQPLRNAEYIQYLTDTLNIVSKNNPTALNVSAQYDALLAAKDDIEKLFKISQASLVTAEIEALDKRRDDAINGISLQVQSLAYSADVAINQHGQTLSAHLALFGTGIAKENYQSETTILRNIVNDWKNKAELQGAVTALNLGNWLTELETANNDFSTAYAKRNEELATAPTEKLRELRNKANELYYKLRTRINSNLDINDGAEPWASTVNLLNQNISTYTLLQTRRATGKGGEALTPTIV; from the coding sequence ATGATTAATACATTGTTATTACAACCGCTCAGAAATGCGGAGTATATCCAGTATTTAACTGATACCCTTAATATCGTATCGAAAAATAATCCAACGGCACTTAATGTTAGTGCACAGTACGATGCGCTGCTTGCAGCAAAAGATGATATTGAAAAACTGTTCAAAATCAGTCAGGCCAGTTTGGTAACTGCAGAAATAGAGGCTTTGGATAAGCGGCGCGATGATGCCATAAACGGTATCAGTCTGCAGGTACAAAGTTTAGCCTACAGTGCCGATGTTGCAATAAACCAACACGGCCAAACTTTAAGTGCGCACCTGGCATTATTTGGCACTGGTATAGCTAAAGAAAATTACCAGAGCGAAACCACCATCCTCCGCAATATTGTTAACGATTGGAAAAATAAAGCCGAACTGCAGGGAGCCGTTACGGCTTTAAACCTGGGCAACTGGTTAACCGAACTGGAAACAGCCAATAATGATTTTAGTACGGCTTATGCCAAACGTAACGAAGAACTGGCCACCGCACCAACCGAAAAACTTAGAGAACTGCGCAACAAAGCAAACGAGCTGTATTACAAATTGCGCACACGGATTAATTCGAACCTCGATATTAACGATGGTGCAGAGCCATGGGCATCGACCGTTAATTTGCTAAACCAGAACATCAGCACTTATACCCTGTTGCAAACCCGCCGCGCAACAGGTAAGGGTGGGGAAGCACTTACACCAACCATTGTTTAA